The Larimichthys crocea isolate SSNF chromosome XI, L_crocea_2.0, whole genome shotgun sequence genome has a segment encoding these proteins:
- the prkg3 gene encoding cGMP-dependent protein kinase 2, with translation MEKQVEDLKQQLEKQCLINRELQRQNKDLEKRLQEKEKFLQDLQSQYHDLEFPSQSGNEIEPEVRKSRAAVIAPEPIPETLEITRTRVKKTSSETNLIVKAIQKNDFLSRLDDEQTAMMVDLLSVFNFKPGEDVIKEGSEGDSMYIVASGELVVTQAGRDLRTLTTGDVFGELAILYNCKRTATVKAKTKVRLWSMERQTYRTIITNKSKKKREQLMGFLKTSRTLKDLNDVQLSKIIDSMEEVKYQDKDVIVREGAEANTFYIILKGEVLVTKNVNGHQKQIRRMGKGEHFGEQALIREVLRTATCTADGPVTCFSIDKEVFEETIPIEHLELFDDSKVLQEAQAPEKSSPSSTLRFKDLVPVLYQEGRYQGDNVTLGVGGFGRVELMTTVNHGAYYAVKRVSKKNIVAKRQEEHMLFEKAILKSIQCDFIVRLHAAFKDTRYIHMVMEFCAGGEIWTKLKEVGRFDEPVAVFCTACVVEAYAYLHKKNIMYRDLKPENLMLDAKGYVKLVDFGFAKMMVRGEKTYSFVGTPEYMAPEIIKNQGHDFAVDFWSLGVLIFELLVGSPPFSSSEPQKIYAKILDGVLKYPPYLSEAAKSIISKLCRPRPGQRLGNTKNGIKDVRHHRWFSSMNWHKLRVGQLNAPTVRLIRKGPCYINFDRFPADQTKAEEEFSGWDRDF, from the exons aTGGAGAAGCAAGTAGAGGATCTGAAGCAGCAGCTAGAAAAGCAATGTCTGATCAACCGGGAGCTGCAGAGGCAAAACAAAGACCTGG AAAAACGActgcaggagaaagaaaagtttttgcAGGATCTCCAGAGTCAATATCATGATCTGG agTTTCCCTCCCAGAGTGGTAATGAGATTGAACCAGAGGTCAGGAAGAGCCGTGCGGCTGTCATCGCCCCTGAACCAATCCCAGAGACCCTGGAGATTACACGCACCAGGGTCAAGAAAACCTCCAG TGAGACAAATCTGATTGTCAAAGCCATCCAAAAGAACGACTTCCTGAGCCGCCTCGACGATGAGCAAACAGCCATGATGGTGGATCTTTTATCGGTGTTTAATTTCAAACCGGGGGAGGACGTCATTAAAGAGGGCTCTGAAGGAGACAGCATGTACATAGtggcat CTGGTGAGCTCGTTGTCACCCAGGCAGGCCGGGACCTCCGCACCCTAACCACAGGTGATGTGTTTGGGGAGCTGGCCATCCTGTACAACTGCAAACGGACAGCAACAGTTAAAG CAAAGACCAAAGTGCGTCTGTGGAGCATGGAGCGACAGACCTACAGGACGATCATTACCAACAAGTCCAAGAAGAAACGGGAGCAGCTCATGGGCTTCCTGAAAAC ATCTCGCACTCTGAAGGACCTGAATGATGTTCAGCTGTCCAAAATTATTGATTCAATGGAGGAG GTGAAGTACCAAGACAAAGATGTTATAGTCCGAGAAGGAGCAGAAGCAAACACATTCTACATCATCCTCAAAGGAGAg GTCCTGGTGACTAAGAACGTGAACGGACATCAGAAGCAGATTCGTAGGATGGGAAAAGGGGAGCATTTCGGGGAACAGGCTCTCATAcg TGAAGTCTTGAGAACTGCCACCTGCACTGCTGACGGCCCTGTCACCTGCTTCTCCATTGACAAAGA GGTGTTTGAAGAGACGATTCCCATAGAGCACCTGGAGCTGTTTGATGA CTCCAAAGTGCTGCAGGAGGCACAAGCACCAGAGAAGTCCAG tccCAGCTCCACTCTGAGGTTTAAGGATCTGGTTCCTGTGTTGTATCAGGAAGGTCGCTATCAAGGAGATAATGTCACGCTCGGAGTCGGAGGGTTTGGCCGCGTTGAGTTG ATGACCACTGTGAACCATGGGGCATATTACGCCGTGAAGCGAGTcagcaagaaaaacattgttgctAAGAGACAGGAGGAGCACATGCTGTTTGAGAAGGCGATCCTTAAATCCATCCAGTGTGACTTCATCGTCAG ACTTCATGCTGCTTTTAAAGACACACGATACATACACATGGTCATGGAGTTCTGTGCTGGAGGGGAGATCTGGACCAAACTCAAAGAAGt AGGGCGTTTTGATGAGCCCGTCGCTGTGTTCTGCACTGCCTGTGTGGTGGAGGCCTACGCCTACCTtcacaagaaaaacatcatGTACAGAGACCTTAAGCCTGAGAACCTGATGTTGGACGCGAAGGGCTACGTCAAACTG GTGGACTTTGGTTTTGCCAAGATGATGGTGCGCGGTGAGAAAACCTACTCATTTGTCGGCACTCCTGAGTACATGGCCCCAGAGATCATCAAGAACCAAGGGCATGACTTTGCAGTTGACTTTTGGTCCCTTGGTGTCCTGATCTTTGAGCTATTGGTGGGAAG TCCTCCCTTTTCCAGTTCGGAGCCTCAGAAGATTTATGCCAAGATTTTGGACGGTGTGCTCAAGTATCCTCCTTACTTGAGTGAGGCAGCCAAGTCCATTATCAGCAAACTGTGCAG ACCTCGACCAGGTCAGAGGTTAGGAAACACCAAAAATGGAATCAAAGATGTCCGACATCACAG GTGGTTCAGCAGTATGAACTGGCACAAGCTGCGCGTGGGTCAGCTCAACGCCCCCACAGTTCGACTCATACGCAAG GGCCCCTGCTACATCAACTTTGATCGTTTCCCTGCTGATCAAACGAAGGCAGAGGAGGAGTTCTCTGGTTGGGACCGTGACTTCTAA